The genome window CCGAAGGCGTGCTTGATCGTCACCGGGAACGCGTCGGCGTCCACACCACCCGTCACCGAGGAGCCGGATGACGGCTTGTCGTCGGCGTCGGTGGAGCCGGTGCTGCAGGACGCGAGGGCCACGGCGGCGAGCAGCACCGCCACGACGGCGGCCAGGGCGCGAAGAAGGCTGCGAGGGGACACGGGAACCCGTCTCTCTTGTTAGGTAACACTAAGTAAGTACAGCCTAACCATATCGACGCGATGTTGCGCAACCGATCCTCGGTCCGACGGCCACTCCCCGTTCCGCGGCTGCGCCCCGCCCACCGAGCACCAAGGCGCACTCCTAGGATCGGCCCATGGGCGTGATGTCGGTCTGGGACGAGCTCCCGTGGCCGTCCTGGGACCAGGCGGCGATCGCCTCCGTCGTCGCGGTCACAGCCGGGGTCGCCGTACGCCGACTGCGACCGTCGCGCGCAAGCCTCACGTCGTCCGCGGCACTCCTCGAGTTCGCGCTCATCTCGGCGCTCTACTCGATCTGGCGGATCGCCCGTGAGCTACCGTTCACCCACGAGGACGGCGCGATCCGGCGGGCACGCGAGATCGATCGCCTCCAGCACCATCTCCATCTCCCCAGCGAGATCGGGCTGCAGCACTTCGCCCTCCGGCACGAGTGGCTGGCGCACTTCGCGAACGCCTACTACGGCACCGTGCACGTGCCCTTCCTGATCGCCTTCCTCGTCTGGCTGTGGATCTGGCAGCGCGACCGCTACCCGCACTGGCGCAACGGCCTGGCCTACGTGACGCTCGGCTGCCTGATCATCCGGTTCGTCCGCGTGGCGCCCCCGCGCTTCCTGCCCGAACTGCACTTCGTCGACCTCGCCTCGCGGATGGGGTTCGCGGTCTACGGCAGCGATCCGAGCGCCGGCGTCAGCGACCAGTACGCGGCGATGCCGTCGATCCACGTCGCATGGGCGGCCGTCGTCGCCTTCGGCGTCCTGGCGACGGCCACCGGCCGGTGGCGCTGGCTCCGCTGGATGGTCTTCCTCCACCTGCCGCTGACGATGTACGCCGTCGCGGCCACCGGCAACCACTGGTGGCTCGACGGCATCGTCGCCCTTGCCCTCCTGGGGATCGGGCTGGTCTTCGACTCGTGGGTGCGACGCCGGCTGGGCCGACCGCGGCCCTCAGATGCTGGTGCGGTGGAAGTTCTGGAAGCTGCGTGACGGCGTCGGGCCACGCTGCCCCTGATAGCGGCTGCCGTACTTCTCCGAACCGTAGGGGTGCTCCGCCTCGCTCGTGAGGCGGAAGAAGCAGAACTGCCCGATCTTCATGCCCGGGTAGAGCAGGATCGGCAGCGTCGCGACGTTGGCCAGCTCGAGCGTCACATGCCCCGAGAAGCCCGGGTCCACGAAGCCCGCGGTGGCATGGGTGAGCAGCCCGAGACGGCCCAGCGAGGACTTCCCCTCGACGCGCGCGGCGATGTCAGCCGGCAGCGTCACGGTCTCGTACGTCGACCCCAGCACGAACTCCCCCGGGTGCAGGATGAACGGCTCGTCGTCGATCGTCTCGACCTCGCGTGTCAGGTCGGACTGGTCCGCGGACGGGTCGATGGCGGCGTACTTGTGGTTGTCGAAGACGCGGAAGAAGCGGTCCAGCCGGACATCGATCGAGGACGGCTGCAGCATCTGCGGATCCCACGGGTCGAGGGCGATCCGGCCCGACTCGATCTCGGCGAGGATGTCGCGGTCGCTGAGCAGCATGTCGGCACCCTATCGGTGACCCCGCTTCGCCGGGTGCGTCCCGAGAGTCGCAGAATGCATTCGTGGCCTTTGCAAAGTACGTCGCCCTGGGCGACTCGTTCACCGAGGGGGTCGGGGACACCGACCCGAGCCGGCCCAACGGAGTCCGCGGCTGGGCCGATCGCGTGGCCGAGGTGCTCGCCACCGAAGACCCGACGTTCCGCTACGCCAACCTCGCGATCCGCGGTCGCAAGCTGCCCGCCATCCTCGACGAGCAGCTCGCACCCGCCCTCGCCCTCGAGCCGGACCTCGTGACGATCTACGCCGGCGCCAACGACATGCTCCGCCCTTCCGTCGACATCGACGTGCTCATGGCGCGGTATGACGACGCCATCACAAATCTGGCCGCCACCGGCGCCACCGTCGTCATGTTCACCGCCTTCGCTGCCAAGAAGTCCCGGTTCTTCGCAATGCTGCGTGGACGCTGGGCCTACTACAACGAGTGCGTGCGCGAGATCCACGATCGCCATGCAGCGAGCGGTGCGGACATGCGCCTGGTGGACTACTGGCGGATGGACGAGTTCGACGACTGGGGCTACTGGGACGTGGACCGGCTCCACATGTCCTCGGCGGGGCATGAGCTGATGAGCCACAAGGTCCTCGACGTACTGGGCGTCCCGCACGCGGCGGACGCGCCGGCGCCGCTCGCGTATCCCGTCCTCTCGCCGCGGGAGCAGCGCGCCCACAACCGGGCCTGGGCCCGGGAGCACCTCGCGCCCTGGGTGAAGCGGCGCCTGACCGGTACGTCGTCGGGCGACAGCCTCAGCCCTCGTTTCCCCGACTGGACGGCTGTGGGCGCATGAGCTTCGACCGGTTCGTCGCGATCGGTGACTCGTTCACGCAGGGAGTCGGCGATGCCGACCCCGCGCGACCGCAGGGCTGGCGCGGCTGGGCGGACCGGGTCGCGGAGGTCCTCGCGACCCACAACCCGAACTTCCGCTATGCCAACCTCGCGACCAGCGGCGCCCAGACCCACCACATCCTCGGCCACCAGCTGGAGCCCGCGCTCGCCCTGCGGCCCGACCTGGTCTCCGTCCACGCCGGCGGCAACGACCTGATCCGCCCGAAGGTCGACATCGACAAGCTGGTCGCCGGGATCGGAGCGGCCGTCGACGAGTTCCGCGCGCAGGGTGCGACGGTCATCATGTTCACCCAGGGCGACGGCGGCTCCTCGGGCGTCTTCGGCGCCATCCGTGGACGGGTCGCGATCTTCAACGAGTTGGTCCGCGACTTCATCGCCGACGGGCCGCTCGGCCCGGAGGGCATCGTCCTCGTCGACAACTGGCGACTGAAGGACGGCCATGACCTGCGGGTCTGGGCCGACGACCGCCTGCACCTCAACTCGATCGGCCACCAGGGCGTCGCGATCAACGTGCTCAACACCCTCGGGATCGAGCACGACCTGGTGCCCTACGCGCTTCCCGACGGGCCGCCCAAGAGCCGACGGCAGCAGCGCGCCGAGGACCTCGCTTGGGCCCGTAACCACCTCGCACCGTGGGTCGGACGACGCCTCCGCCGGGCCGCGCCCGACCTCACCGGGGCGGCCAAGTACCCGACCCTCACGCCGCTGGCGTAGCCGTCACGAACTGCCCCGTGGCGCTGCCGCGGACCCACCTGTCCCACGACAGGTTGTAGCCGGCGTACCCGTTGTCGCCGTCGGCCTTGCCGCGCGGCGAGCCCGTGATGGTGACCGGGTCACCCTCCTTCGCCAGGTTGTAGAACCACTTCGCGTCGGCCAGCGAGAGATGGACGCAGCCGTGCGAGCCGTAGCTCGTGCCGGGCTGCGGATCGGCGGGCGAGTAGTGCAGGAACGTGCCTGACCACGTGATCCTGACGTCCCACGGAAGGGTGAGGTCGTAGTAGTCGGGGCTGTTCCTGTCACAGCTGATGTTGACGCTGCACGAGTCCATCCGGACGGTGGGCGACTTGTTGACCACGGCCATCGTCCCGTCCCACGAGGGCCAGTCGGGGCTGCCGGCGTCGCTCGGCATGGTGCGGATGACCTTGCCGGCACGGGTGACGGTGGTCCGGTGGCGCTTGACGTCGACGTGGGTGCGGACGTCGGCGCCGATGGTGAAGTGCCGCGTGTAGCTCTTCCTGCCGTACCGTCCGTGCCCGTCACCGACGCCGAGGAGGTCGGCCACCAGCGACACCTGCGTCCCGGGCGTCCAGTAGGACTGCGGCCGGAAGTCGACACGGCGCTCGCTGAACCAGTGCCACGCGGCCGTGACCGGCGTCGAGGTTGTGACGGTGAGCCGCTTCTCGATCTTCGCCCGGGCGGAGTCGGCGACCGGATGGGTGAAGACGATCGAGATCGGCATCGCCACGCCGACCGTCCTCCCGTCCAGCGGAGCGATGCTGTTGACCTGCAGCGGCGGGCCGGTCGGCGTGGGCGTGCGCGACGGGGTCGGCGTCGACGTGATGGTCGCGCCGGGCGAGCTCGGCGTAGCCGACGGGATCACCGAGGAGGAGGCGGCGGGGCCCGCCTCGCCACCCGAGCTCGCGCATCCCGCCACCATCAGGACGACGCCCATCACGAGCATCGCCATCCGCTGGCCCCGACTGCCTCTGAAGGTTCCCACCGCTGTATGGTGTCACCGCACTGCGGATGTAGCTCAGTTGGTAGAGCGTCAGCTTCCCAAGCTGAATGTCGCGAGTTCGAGCCTCGTCATCCGCTCCACCACCGTCCATGTGCGGCACACTCACGATGTGCTGACGACACTTTCCACTGGCGCCCAGGTCTTCATCGAGGACACCGGGGCTCCGACACCCGAGGCCGAGACCATCGTGTTCGGGCACGGCCTCCTCTTCAGCGGCCGGATGTTCAAGGCCCAGGTGGCCGCGCTCCGCGACCGCTACCGCTGTGTCACGATCGACTGGCGCGGGCAGGGCCGCTCCGGCCCTGCGCCCGACGGCCGCTATGACATGGACGCCCTCACCGAAGACGCGGTCGCGTTGATCGACTCACTCGACGCCGGGCCGGTGCACTACGCCGGCCTCTCCATGGGTGGCTTCGTGGGCATCCGACTCGCAGCCCGCCATCCCGAGCGCCTGGCCTCGCTCACGCTGCTCGACACCAGTGCCGACCCGGAGGAGCCGGGCAACGTCCGCGAGTACCAGCTGCTCGCCGCGGTCTACCGCCTGGTCGGGATGCGGCCGTTGATGAAGCCGGTGGCGAAGATCATGTTCGGCTCCACCAGCCTCGCCGGGCCGCGCGCGGGCGAGATCGTCTCCTCCTTGGTCGAGGCCATGACGGGCGTCGACCGCGCTGCGATGAAGCAGGCGATCCTCGGCGTGTGTCACCGCCCGGCCGTCGCCGACCTGCTCGCCCAGATCGCGACCCCGACCCTCGTCATCGTGGGCGCCGAGGACGCCGCCACCGTGCCGGCCAAGGCCGCCGCCATCGCGAGCGGGATCCCCGGAGCCCAGCACGAGGTCGTCCCCGCGGCCGGCCACTCCAGCACGGTCGAGCAGCCCGAGGCCGTCACCGCGCTGATGACGAGGTTCTTGGACCGGGTCGCTCGCTGACAGACTTTGGGGAGCGATCAGCCAGTAGCAGGCTCCATCCGCCCCTCCGCCTCCATCGAACCGCGCACTTGTGCGGTTACGCGCGGGCGCTCGGCCCGCCGCGCGGCGCGTAACCGTGCATTTGTGTGATCGTGGCGGTGCTGACGCTACTGCCGGTGCCGCATCACCCAGCCGAGTGCCGACGTAGGCTCGCGCCGTGAGTTTCGAGGGCTTTCCCGCTGCAGCACTGGACTTCTACGACGACCTCGAGGTCGACAACACGAAGTCCTTCTGGGAGGCGCACCAGCACATCTACAAGGAGTCGGTGCTCGCGCCGATGAAGGAGCTCACCGGCGCGCTCGAGATGGAGTTCGGCACGGCGAAGATCTTCCGGCCCTACAAGGACGTGCGGTTCTCCAAGGACAAGACGCCGTACAAGACGCACCAGGGTGCGTTCGTCGCGGTCGCCCCGCAGACCGGGTTCTACATCGAGGTGTCGCCACGCGGCGTACGGACCGGCGGCGGTTGCTACTGGTTCGAGCCGCCGCGGCTGGCCGCGTTTCGCGAGGCGATCGACCACGACCGCTTCGGACCGGACCTCGAGAAGCTGCTCAAGACCGCCGTGCGCAAGGGCTACGAGGTGGGCGGGGACCGGCTCAAGACCAAGCCGCGGGGGTACGACGCCGACCACCCTCGCATCGAGCTGCTCAAGCACAAGTCACTGACGCTGGGCCGGATGATCGGGTTCGAGCCCGTCATCCATACCGGTGAGCTCCTCGATCTCGTCCGGAAGGACTGGCGTGCCATCCGCCCGGTGACGGACTGGATCGCCGAGCACGCGGCGGTCTAAACGCCCAACAGGTCCCGGAAGCCCCGCACGATCTCCTCGCCTGCATCGAGGCCGGAACCCGCGGTGATCGAGACACCAGGAGCGGACCAGCCGTTGCGGAGCAGCTCCGAGTCACGTGGCATCCACCCGACGGGATGGGCGCGCAACATGCCGGCATCGAGCAGGGAGTCGCCGGCGGAGCCGACCACCTCGAGGCCGTGGGAGGCCGCCAGGTACTCCAGCGCCGCCTCCTTCGAGAGCCTGAAGGGCACGCAGTAGACCTTGCGCCCCTGGACGGAGACGCGCCAGCCGAGCGGCTCCAGCGTCCCGACGAGCTCCGCCACCTCATCACCGCCCGGTGCCCCGTCGGGGAAGACGGCGTAGCAGAAGAGGCCCTCGGCATCCCGCAGTCGCGGCGCGAAGTGACCAGCGCCCGCGACCGTCGACGCGAGGCACCAGGAGCCGAAGACGGCCATGACCTCCTCCAGCGTCGCGGACAGCACGACCGCGGCCCGCACCTCGCCCCGGTGCGCCTCGTCCTCGACGCCGTCCACCAGGACTCGGCCGCCGTTCGCGCAGACCGCGAAAGACGCGGGGCCGCCGGGCAGCCGGACACGTTGGTACTGCACCACCGTGCGGGTCGTCACCGGCACCACCAGCCCTGCCGAGACGAGCAACGCGAGATCCGCCGCGGCAGCAGGACTCACATAGGAGAGCGGGGCGCCGTCGTACTCCTCGACACAGACGGCGCCACTCACGTTCCCGCCGGCGGCAGCCGACCAGATCAGGGTCCGGTCGAGGTCGCTGGCCACGACCCGGGTCATGCGAGCTCCCGCGGCCGGATCAGGCCGACGGTCGTGTACCCGAGGCCGGGCACCTCCTCGATCGGTACGCCGCGCGCCTCGGCCAGGCGCACGATGTGCGGGACCTCGGGCAGGGAACCTTCGCGCACGAGCACCCGCCACGGCACCCGCCGTAGCAGCACCCGCGTGGTCTCCCCGACGCCGGGCTTGATCAGGTTCTCCTCCCCGATCCCGTACGCCGACCCGATCTGCTTCACGATCGCGCGGCCGCTCCACGTCCGACTCCGATCAGCCGAGCGCAGCAGCGCGACCTGCGTGTCGACCTCCGCATCGATCGACGGGAAGTGTGCCGAGACCGCATCGAGGAACAGACCCGAGACATCATCAGGTGCCAACGACGCATAGAACTTCGCGCCGTGGAACTCCCCCGGCCCGAGGTGGTCGGCGTTGAGCACCGTGCGCGAGACCAACCCGGAGACGGTGGAGTTGAGGCAGGCCGAGGGGATGAGGAAGTCATCCCGCGTCCCGAAGATGTCGACACAGTGGCCCGTGTCGGCGAGGACGGCCATCTGGTCACTGAAACAGGTTCCGAGCGCCGAGTTGGCCGCCGCGACGGCGTCGGCGAGTTCGCGCGTGATCATGCCCTTGCCCGTCCAGCCGTCGATGAACATGACGTCGACCGGGTCGTGGTGCGCAGCCAGCCACTCGAGCGCGACGCGATCGATGCCACGGCCACGGACGATGGACATCGCGTAATGGGGGGCCAGATATCCGTGCCGGTGGGCGGCCCAGCGCCGCATCAGGATGCCGACCGGCACGCCTGCGCGCGCCAGCGAGACCAGTACCGCCGTCGACCCCCGCGCCTCCAGCACCAGCTCCGTGACGACGGCCGCGCACACGGCCACCCGCCTGGCCGCCTGGTGGAGCGACTCCTCGAAGAGCGCGCGATAGGCGGCATCGGGCGTGAACTCGATCGGCAGCGACTCCGCGTAGTGCCCGCGCCCCGACTGGATCGCCTCCTCGCGCTCCTCCGTCGGTGCCTCGAGGGCCACGTCTGAGAGGTCCTTGAGCAGCCAGCCGACCTCATCGCTGCGGTAGCTCCCGAAGGACGGGCCGCGCAGCGGCTCCTGGCTCACAGGACCGCCTCGGGAGGGAGCACGGCCACGACCACATCGTCGGTCACCGACGCGAGCGCGTCGAGGAGGCCACCGGGAGCGGAGGCCTCGGCCGTGTCGGCAGCGCTGTCGAGGACCACGACGATGTGGTCGAACCGTCCGGCGCCCAGGTTGTAGGCGAACCGGGGTGCGTCGTCGGTGCCGTCATGGCCGGTGAAGGTGACCCGGCTCCGGATCGCGTATCCCGGATCGTCAACCACCGCGATCGGCGAGCGGGTCGTGGACGAGAAGGTCAGCGTCGACTCCGGTAGCAGCTCGGCGAGCTCACGCGCGAGACGCAGCGGGAGGTACATGAGCTCCTCGGTCCCGAGGACGTGAATGGTAGGGACGCGGTCACTGGTCGAGGTGCGAGCGCCAGCGAGCCCCGAAACCAAGAGCTCCGCAAGTGCTCGCGCCCACTCCAGCACGGCCCCGTCCAGCGCGGCCCGGTCAGCAGCGTCGAAGCCGTGCCGACCACCCTGCCGCGCGACGCCGGCAACGGGAGCCAACTCGACGCGCCGAGTCACCCCGCCCACACTGGCGACCGGAGCAGGCGGGTCCAGGCCGGCAACCAGCGCCTGCCCCCGCTCGAGTACGTCGTCAGGCAGCTCTGCCTCGCCGCGCCCGAGCGACACCACCTCGATCCGCACGCCCAGCTCGGCCGCGCAACGATCGAGCTCGGCAACAGAAGCGGCGGGCCGCAGGTCGAGGAGTGCGGCGACGACGTACAGACCGCGGTGGCTCCGCTGCTCCAGCGCGCGGACGATGTTGGCGACGGTTGCGCCGCTGGTCAGCTCGTCGTCCACGAGCACGATCGCCCCCGACCCGTCGAAGACCGCGGGATCCCTCGGGAGCAGGTGGTGTGAGGACGCGTGACTGTGCGCCTCCTCGAATACGAGCAGCGAGGACCACCCGGCGGGCACCCGCCGAGTCGAGTGCAGATAGGGCGCACCGAGCACGTCGGCGACGCAGTGCCCGAGCCCGGTCGCGGTCTCCGCGAACCCGATCACCGCGGCCGTCCCGACAACCACCCCCTCCGCCTCCAGTACGCCGACGACCCGGCGTCCCAACGACTCGGCCGTCTCCCGCGCAAGCCGAGGATCGACCGGCACGTGCTTGCCGAGCACGGGCGAGACGATCAGATGAGCCCGACGCGGATTGCGACGCACGGCCAGCCCGGCCAGCTCGCCCACACTGAGCTCCGAGTCAGGATGGTCGAGCAACCGCACGCCCAGCCGCTCGGCGACCCACTCCGCCGACCAGAGCGAGGAGTCGACGAGGTCAGCCACGGTCGACCGCAGCGAGGAGGTCCACGAACGAGACGCCGGGAGCCGCGACACCGAAGGCCCGAGCGCGCCGGACGGTCCGCTCGGCCCAGGCGCGGTGCGGGTTGGTCTCGTTCATCTTGTTGCCGTACTCCGATCGGAACGCTCCCCCGGCGTCGGCACCGAGGACGGCCACCGCATCGCTGTGGTCCTCGTGCGAGACGACCGAGAGCGCATGCACGACCGGGACGTGGCTGGGGTGGATGACGGTCTTGCCGACGAGGCCGTTGGCCCGGTCGAGGACGACCTCGCGGATCAGGCCGTCGAGCTCCTCGCTGATGAGCTGGGCCCGCAGCGCGCGGTCGTCGCGACCGAGGAACGGCGTCTCCCGCAGCTGGGGCTTGAAGAGGCGCTCGGAGTCGGAGTAGTACTCCCAGACCGGTCCGGTCACGACGAAGCCCTCGTCGCCGGGCCGCCCGAGCATGTTCACCACGGCGGTGAGCACCGCGGCGACCACCCGGACGTCGTAGACCGTGAGCTCCCGGGGGCGGCGCAGACCGTAGACCGCCGCGAGGTCCGTCGCGCCGGTGCGCACCGCCAGCACGTGGTCGCGATGGTGACGGAGCACGCGTGCGATGCCGCCCAGCGCCTCCGAGCGGGACTCGGCGTACATCACCTCGGGGGTCTCGATGACGGGCATCGCCCAGAGCCGACGGGACAGTCGCTCGGAAGCGCACTCGACCGCCCGGAGGTAGTCGCCGCCCGAGTCCTCGGCGAACTTGGGGAGCACGAACCCGACGAGCGCATCCGCCGAGTCCCCCAGCTCGCGCGTGATGTGGTCGATCTGCTCGGGCGAGCGGACACGGACGAAGACGAGCGGCGCCTCGTCGGCCCGGCCGGCGAACGCCGAGAGGACCGTGACCAGGTGGGTGAGCGCCGACTCGACGTCGGCGTCCCGGATCGAGTCCTCGAGGCAGACGACGGAGCTGACCACTCCGCGCGCCCTCGACCGGACCAGGTCGTCGACGAGCCTGGGCCGCGTGGCGGGCGAGTAGAGGGTCGCGCCGAGTGCGTCCGCCACGGTCTCCCGGTCGGCCGCCCGGTCGAACGCCACCGGAGGGACGGCGAAGAGGGTCTCAGCCTCGGGCGGACTGAGGAACTCGAAGTGCCGCATGGGAGATCTCTTCCTCCTGGCTACCCGGTCATGGGGTATACAACCATCGTGGGGATGGACGCCCGATCGCGCCGTCCCACACCCAGAACGGACCACGGTCGCAGATAGTTGCGGCAACGAGGAGGAACCATGCCCGTCTCCCTGAGCAAGGGTGGAAACGTCAGCCTCACGAAGGAGGCGCCGGGCCTGACCAATGTCACCGTGGGACTCGGCTGGGATGCCCGTACGACGACGGGCCAGGACTTCGACCTCGACGCGAGCGCCCTCGTGCTCGGCGCCAACGGCAAGGTCCTCAGCGACGCCCACTTCATCTTCTACAACAACCTGACCTCGCCCGAGGGGACCGTCCGCCACACCGGTGACGTCCGCGACGGAGCCGTGGCCGGCGACGACGAGGCGATCGAGGTCGACCTCTCGTCCCTCACGCCCGAGTCGGAGCGCATCATCTTCGCCGTCACGATCCACGAGGGCCAGCAGCGGGGGCAGAACTTCGGCCAGGTCTCCAACGCCTACATCCGCGTCGTGGACCGCGCAGATGACAACGAGATCGCCCGCTACGACCTCTCCGAGGACGCCTCGATGGAGACCGCCATGATCTTCGGTGAGCTCTACCGCAACGGGGCAGACTGGAAGTTCCGGGCCGTCGGCCAGGGTTATGCCTCCGGCCTGGTCGGCATCGTGACCGACTACGGCGTCAACCTCGGCTGACCAGCCACCACACTAGGAGCTCTCGCATGTCAGTCTCACTCTCCAAGGGCCAGACGGTCTCTCTCGCCAAGAAGGACGGCGGGAGCCTCACGCACGTCCGGATGGGCCTCGGCTGGGACGCCGTGAAGAAGAAGGGCCTCTTCGGGGGCTCGAAGTCGCAGTCGATCGACCTCGACGCGAGCGCCGTCCTCTACGACGCGGCGAAGAACGTCGTCGACCAGGTCTGGTTCCGCCAGCTCAAGAGCAAGGACGGCGCCGTGCAACACAGCGGCGACAACCTGACCGGCGCCGGCGAGGGTGACGACGAGTCGATCACCGTCTTCCTGGACCGGCTGCCCGCCCAGGTCCAGACGATCGTCTTCATCGTGAACTCCTTCACCGGCCAGAACTTCAGCCAGATCGAGAACGCCTTCTGCCGGCTGGTCGACGAGACGACCCGCAC of Nocardioides sp. Kera G14 contains these proteins:
- a CDS encoding TerD family protein; this encodes MSVSLSKGQTVSLAKKDGGSLTHVRMGLGWDAVKKKGLFGGSKSQSIDLDASAVLYDAAKNVVDQVWFRQLKSKDGAVQHSGDNLTGAGEGDDESITVFLDRLPAQVQTIVFIVNSFTGQNFSQIENAFCRLVDETTRTEIAKYELTGSGTHTAQVMAKVSREGAGWSMTAIGNIANGRTFKDLLPAIQPSL